A single window of Narcine bancroftii isolate sNarBan1 chromosome 1, sNarBan1.hap1, whole genome shotgun sequence DNA harbors:
- the sgce gene encoding epsilon-sarcoglycan isoform X4 — translation MMDGAAFYTALLIADARNDPITFKTNLKGYPDRPGWLRYIQRTPYSDGVLYGSPTIESADKTTIIEITAYNRRTYETARHTLIVNIMASNDYPLPYQAEFFVKNMNVEEMLASEVIGDFLGAVKNVWQPDHLNAINITSALDRGGRVPLPINNMKEGVYVMVGTDMAFSSCLREVETPQNQQKCSQEMQPSISCDKKFRAQFDIDWCKLSLVDKSKTPSVAHEVVRGDGILPDDGEYKPPLTNLKSKDYYTDFVITLAVPIAVALVLFIILGYIMFCRREGVQKRDMQTPDIQLVHHSSIQKSTKELRNMSKNREAAWPLSTLPVFNPVTGEIMPPLHQSDNCDTSNMPLMQTQQNHPLQTQLPQQQGADKWQT, via the exons CTGATGCCAGGAATGATCCAATTACGTTTAAGACCAATCTAAAAGGATACCCAGACAGACCTGGCTGGCTACGATATATTCAAAGAACTCCATACAGTGATGGAGTACTTTATGGATCACCGACCATTGAGAGCGCTGACAAAACAACAATAATTGAG ATCACTGCCTATAATAGGCGAACATATGAAACTGCACGCCATACCCTGATTGTCAACATCATGGCTTCAAATG ATTATCCTTTGCCATATCAAGCGGAGTTTTTTGTGAAGAACATGAATGTGGAAGAGATGTTGGCAAGTGAGGTCATTGGTGATTTCCTCGGAGCAGTGAAGAATGTTTGGCAGCCTGATCATCTTAATGCCATCAACATCACCTCAGCTCTTGACCGAGGTGGGAGAGTGCCCCTTCCCATCAATAACATGAAGGAAGG GGTTTATGTCATGGTGGGTACAGATATGGCATTTTCATCGTGTCTCAGAGAGGTGGAGACTCCTCAGAACCAGCAAAAGTGTAGCCAGGAGATGCAACCCAGCATAAGCTGTGATAAGAAATTCAGAGCCCAATTTGACATTGACTGGTGTAAACTGTCTTTG GTTGATAAATCAAAGACTCCTTCTGTGGCCCATGAAGTAGTTCGGGGAGATGGTATCCTGCCTGATGACGGAGAGTATAAGCCACCTTTAACTAACCTGAAGAGCAAGGATTATTACACAGACTTTGTCATTACACTTGCAGTACCAATTGCTGTTGCCCTGGTCCTGTTTATTATTCTTGGTTACATCATGTTCTGTCGTCGAGAAGGAGT GCAAAAGAGAGACATGCAAACACCAGA CATCCAGTTGGTTCATCACAGTTCCATCCAAAAATCAACCAAGGAACTTCGAAACATGTCGAAGAACCGTGAAGCAGCTTGGCCTCTCTCCACACTGCCAGTGTTTAATCCAGTAACTGGTGAGATCATGCCACCCCTTCACCAATCAGACAACTGTGACACTTCCAACATGCCTCTCATGCAGACACAACA GAATCACCCATTGCAGACACAGCTGCCTCAACAGCAAGGTGCAG atAAATGGCAAACCTGA
- the sgce gene encoding epsilon-sarcoglycan isoform X2 — MMDGAAFYTALLIVYSILAQVQSDRNLYPFSGVLFVHVLKREYFKGEFPPYSMKLADARNDPITFKTNLKGYPDRPGWLRYIQRTPYSDGVLYGSPTIESADKTTIIEITAYNRRTYETARHTLIVNIMASNDYPLPYQAEFFVKNMNVEEMLASEVIGDFLGAVKNVWQPDHLNAINITSALDRGGRVPLPINNMKEGVYVMVGTDMAFSSCLREVETPQNQQKCSQEMQPSISCDKKFRAQFDIDWCKLSLVDKSKTPSVAHEVVRGDGILPDDGEYKPPLTNLKSKDYYTDFVITLAVPIAVALVLFIILGYIMFCRREGVQKRDMQTPDIQLVHHSSIQKSTKELRNMSKNREAAWPLSTLPVFNPVTGEIMPPLHQSDNCDTSNMPLMQTQQNHPLQTQLPQQQGADKWQT; from the exons TGTATTCCATCTTGGCACAAGTGCAATCAGATCGGAATCTTTATCCATTTTCTGGAGTTCTTTTTGTCCATGTTTTGAAGAGAGAGTACTTTAAAGGGGAATTTCCTCCTTACTCAATGAAACTTG CTGATGCCAGGAATGATCCAATTACGTTTAAGACCAATCTAAAAGGATACCCAGACAGACCTGGCTGGCTACGATATATTCAAAGAACTCCATACAGTGATGGAGTACTTTATGGATCACCGACCATTGAGAGCGCTGACAAAACAACAATAATTGAG ATCACTGCCTATAATAGGCGAACATATGAAACTGCACGCCATACCCTGATTGTCAACATCATGGCTTCAAATG ATTATCCTTTGCCATATCAAGCGGAGTTTTTTGTGAAGAACATGAATGTGGAAGAGATGTTGGCAAGTGAGGTCATTGGTGATTTCCTCGGAGCAGTGAAGAATGTTTGGCAGCCTGATCATCTTAATGCCATCAACATCACCTCAGCTCTTGACCGAGGTGGGAGAGTGCCCCTTCCCATCAATAACATGAAGGAAGG GGTTTATGTCATGGTGGGTACAGATATGGCATTTTCATCGTGTCTCAGAGAGGTGGAGACTCCTCAGAACCAGCAAAAGTGTAGCCAGGAGATGCAACCCAGCATAAGCTGTGATAAGAAATTCAGAGCCCAATTTGACATTGACTGGTGTAAACTGTCTTTG GTTGATAAATCAAAGACTCCTTCTGTGGCCCATGAAGTAGTTCGGGGAGATGGTATCCTGCCTGATGACGGAGAGTATAAGCCACCTTTAACTAACCTGAAGAGCAAGGATTATTACACAGACTTTGTCATTACACTTGCAGTACCAATTGCTGTTGCCCTGGTCCTGTTTATTATTCTTGGTTACATCATGTTCTGTCGTCGAGAAGGAGT GCAAAAGAGAGACATGCAAACACCAGA CATCCAGTTGGTTCATCACAGTTCCATCCAAAAATCAACCAAGGAACTTCGAAACATGTCGAAGAACCGTGAAGCAGCTTGGCCTCTCTCCACACTGCCAGTGTTTAATCCAGTAACTGGTGAGATCATGCCACCCCTTCACCAATCAGACAACTGTGACACTTCCAACATGCCTCTCATGCAGACACAACA GAATCACCCATTGCAGACACAGCTGCCTCAACAGCAAGGTGCAG atAAATGGCAAACCTGA
- the sgce gene encoding epsilon-sarcoglycan isoform X3: MAMLEMLNVYSILAQVQSDRNLYPFSGVLFVHVLKREYFKGEFPPYSMKLADARNDPITFKTNLKGYPDRPGWLRYIQRTPYSDGVLYGSPTIESADKTTIIEITAYNRRTYETARHTLIVNIMASNDYPLPYQAEFFVKNMNVEEMLASEVIGDFLGAVKNVWQPDHLNAINITSALDRGGRVPLPINNMKEGVYVMVGTDMAFSSCLREVETPQNQQKCSQEMQPSISCDKKFRAQFDIDWCKLSLVDKSKTPSVAHEVVRGDGILPDDGEYKPPLTNLKSKDYYTDFVITLAVPIAVALVLFIILGYIMFCRREGVQKRDMQTPDIQLVHHSSIQKSTKELRNMSKNREAAWPLSTLPVFNPVTGEIMPPLHQSDNCDTSNMPLMQTQQNHPLQTQLPQQQGADKWQT; encoded by the exons TGTATTCCATCTTGGCACAAGTGCAATCAGATCGGAATCTTTATCCATTTTCTGGAGTTCTTTTTGTCCATGTTTTGAAGAGAGAGTACTTTAAAGGGGAATTTCCTCCTTACTCAATGAAACTTG CTGATGCCAGGAATGATCCAATTACGTTTAAGACCAATCTAAAAGGATACCCAGACAGACCTGGCTGGCTACGATATATTCAAAGAACTCCATACAGTGATGGAGTACTTTATGGATCACCGACCATTGAGAGCGCTGACAAAACAACAATAATTGAG ATCACTGCCTATAATAGGCGAACATATGAAACTGCACGCCATACCCTGATTGTCAACATCATGGCTTCAAATG ATTATCCTTTGCCATATCAAGCGGAGTTTTTTGTGAAGAACATGAATGTGGAAGAGATGTTGGCAAGTGAGGTCATTGGTGATTTCCTCGGAGCAGTGAAGAATGTTTGGCAGCCTGATCATCTTAATGCCATCAACATCACCTCAGCTCTTGACCGAGGTGGGAGAGTGCCCCTTCCCATCAATAACATGAAGGAAGG GGTTTATGTCATGGTGGGTACAGATATGGCATTTTCATCGTGTCTCAGAGAGGTGGAGACTCCTCAGAACCAGCAAAAGTGTAGCCAGGAGATGCAACCCAGCATAAGCTGTGATAAGAAATTCAGAGCCCAATTTGACATTGACTGGTGTAAACTGTCTTTG GTTGATAAATCAAAGACTCCTTCTGTGGCCCATGAAGTAGTTCGGGGAGATGGTATCCTGCCTGATGACGGAGAGTATAAGCCACCTTTAACTAACCTGAAGAGCAAGGATTATTACACAGACTTTGTCATTACACTTGCAGTACCAATTGCTGTTGCCCTGGTCCTGTTTATTATTCTTGGTTACATCATGTTCTGTCGTCGAGAAGGAGT GCAAAAGAGAGACATGCAAACACCAGA CATCCAGTTGGTTCATCACAGTTCCATCCAAAAATCAACCAAGGAACTTCGAAACATGTCGAAGAACCGTGAAGCAGCTTGGCCTCTCTCCACACTGCCAGTGTTTAATCCAGTAACTGGTGAGATCATGCCACCCCTTCACCAATCAGACAACTGTGACACTTCCAACATGCCTCTCATGCAGACACAACA GAATCACCCATTGCAGACACAGCTGCCTCAACAGCAAGGTGCAG atAAATGGCAAACCTGA